The window CCTGGAGGACAGTGCGATCGCATTTCTCCTAACTCCATTAGATTCAGGCTTTCGTCCAATCCGCCTTTCAATAAAATCTGCCATCTGTAACGTCCTGCTAGGCGCTCGATCGCGGCTGGGGCAGGACCTAAGAGTTCGTAAGAGGAATGATTCCCCTGGATTTGAGTTGCGAGGTCTTGAGCGGTTTGGCAAACGGCGATCGCATTTAGCCCGCTCAGTCGTAGTAAAACTAACCGTCCGTAGGGTGGGTAATTAAGGGTTTGCCGATATCTTAGCTCTGCTTCTACAAAGGAGCGATAGTTTTGCCCTTTGACGGCTTCAACGACAGTATGCTCAGGTGAGTAGGTTTGCAGGATGACTTGTCCCGGATCCTCTCCACGTCCGGCACGTCCGGCAACTTGGGTTAGGGTTTGGAAAGCTCGTTCGCTGGCACGGTAATCGGATAGGTGCAGTAGCCCGTCGGCGGCGACGATGCCGACTAGGGTGACTTGGGGTAAATCGATGCCCTTGGTCAGCATTTGTGTGCCGACTAATAGATCGGCATCGCCCATGGCAAAGCGGGTCAGCAGTGCCCGGTGGGATCCTTTAGCGCGGGTCGTGTCGCTGTCAAACCTGAGGCAGCGCAGGTTAGGAAATTGGCGGCTTAACTCTTGCATAATGCGTTGGGTGCCGCTGCCGAAATTCTTGAGGTAGGGAGATGCGCAGGCAGGGCATTGAGGGGGATGGGTTTGTCCATACCCACAGTAGTGGCAGCGGAGGGATTGATAGCCGCCTTCTTGGGCTTGGTGGTAGGAGAGCGAAACATCACAGTGTGGGCATTCCATGACGTGTCCGCAGTCACGACAGGAGACGAAGGTGCTGTGTCCGCGACGATGGATGAAGAGGATGCCTTGTTGTTTTGCGGCGACCATTTGTTCGATCGCCAATTGCAGCGATCGGCTAAAGATGGAGCGGTTGCCGTGCCGGAATTCTTGCCGCATATCTACGACTTGAATAGGAGGCATGGGGCGTGATTGGACACGATGCGGAAGGGAAAGGTAGAGAGGTGTTGGAACTTTAACTCTTAAATTTTGAACTTCAGATGGGATCAGAGAAGGCTGAGTAGTGGTGAGCCAGCTTTCTAGAGAAGGGGTGGCAGAGCCCAGGATGAGCGGGCAGTCGGCTAGTTCGGCACGCCATTGAGCAACAGTGCGGGCATGGTAACAAGGAGCAGGTTGATCTTGCTTAAAGCTGCTGTCATGTTCTTCATCTAAGATAATGATGCCCAGGTTGGGAAGTGGGGCGAAGATGGCAGAGCGAGTGCCAATCACGACTTGAGGGGTGCCGCTGAGCATTTGTCGCCAGGTGTCATAGCGTTCGCCATTGGAGAGGGCGCTATGGTAAACACGAACGCGATCGCCAAATCTTGCCCGAAAGCGATCGGTGAGTTGGGGCGTTAGACCAATTTCGGGAACGAGGACTAGGGCAGATTTACCTTGGTTGAGTAAAGGGGCGATCGCTTGAAGATACACCTCTGTCTTGCCCGAGCCAGTAACTCCGTGTAACAAAGTTGGAGTATATCCAGTAAGGTTGGAAATTGCTCCTACTGCTACTGTTTGCTCTGGTGTGAGTACTTTGTTGTGGTCGGTAATTGGATGAGCGCTAGATTCTAGCCGTAGGACTTCTTTCGTGTGAATGACCACGCAACCCTTGAGTTCTAAAGTTTTGAGGACTGAAGAACTAGTCTGGCAAGTTTGCAGCAATTCCTGAAGCCACATTTCTCCTCCTTGTCGTTTTAGTACACTAAGGATTTCCTGTTGACGGGAAGTGAGGTCAAGCAGAGGTAGATTAGCGACCCGTGTGACGGCTTGCTTCTGCTTGGGGCGAACGGGAGTAGGGGCTTCGAGATAGCTCTTGACCCAACCTCGTTGGATTAGGTCTTTTAAGCCTCGATTTGCGCCTCGGATCTGACGCTGGATGTATTGCCAGGAATAGTCGCCGTTTTTCTGAGATTGAAGCAAGGTGAGAATTTGCTGGGCAGTGGAGTGTAAGAAGACAGTTGCGCTTGGAGGGATTAAGTCGGGCTGAAGGCAAATGCGGCGCTGCGATCGCCCCAATAATCCTGGCGGTAATGCGACTTTGACGACTTGCATCAATGGTGTGCAGTAATATTGTCCGACTCGTTGCAGTAGCGTCCAGTAGGTAGGTGGAAAAAAGCCTTGGCTGATGATATCTTCGACGGGACGAACAGCAGCAGAGTCAAGTTCTGGAGGGAGTTGGTCAATCAGAGCGATGGCGATCGCGCCGACTTGCTGTGCTCCAAAGGGGACACTTAACACATCACCCGGCTGCACTGATAAGTCGGCAGGCAAGCCATAAGTGAATAATCCTTGTGCGCTAGGGCAGTCTACTAAGACTTCTACCCACTGTCGCGCTGGCATTGAATATTCTGTTCTAGGCTCAGCAGCTTTAGGATTGGATAGACTAGCGGGTGCAGACATTGGGAGTTGGGGAGGAACGGATCACCTAGTCGTTGAGATTTAAGAAATGATCTAATGCATTTTTACTTAGCTTAGGGGAATATCCCAATTTTGTTTCAACCTCTACAGTAACTTGGCGAAAGGAGAAGCGATCGCTCTCTGTAGGAAGTTGTCATTGAGCAAAACGAGAAGACCCTTGTGAGAATACTAACCCACTGCATGGGCGATCGCTCTTTATCCTTGAAAAAGTCTTACCGCCTAATCATCCATCTACAGCGATCGCCCTAACTAACAGTTGGTGTATATTGCCTGCGAGTGGCGATCGCAAACAGCAACACGGCAAAGGTCAAGCCCCCAGCCAAATACAGCGGATAGCTATGGGTAGCAGGATTATTTTGGTTAACTAATAATCCTGCAATGATTGGACCGAACGCGTTAGATACGTTGAGGTACGAGGTATTTAAGCCAATCACTGTCCCTTGTGTCTCTGGCGTAGCATTAAGTGAGATCAGCGTCGTAATCATGGGTTGTACCAAAGAATTGAACAGTGAGAAGATAATGCTAACGCAGACGAAATAAACGACGTTTGGAAAGATAGGCATTAAGGTAAACGATACGCTACGGATAAACACAGCCAATAGCAGAATATTCACCAAACTAAACTTGCGGGTCAATATTTTAATACCCAGAAGCTGCATTAATACTCCTAATACACCAAATGCAAAGAACATTAAGGTTAACCCTTTATTGTCTTGTCCTAACACTTCAAGGAAGTAGGGTTGGAACGCAAAAGTGAATATGGTGAAGGTTGTGCCAATTAAAAAGTTAATCACGAGCAAGATACCGACCTTGGGAATGGCTAGCCCAGTAATTAAGCTGCTCAAACCTAAATCAAAAACATTGTGGGACTTGTCGGCTTTGGTAGTAAGCGTTTCGGGCAGAAAAAAGATAGTGATGATCAGGGCGATCAAGGCGATCGCGGATGATACTAAGAAGCCAGCCCCCAAGGAAATCTGCTGTGCCAATAGGCTGAGGGCGGGCCCTAAAACGAACCCTAGCCCAAAGGTTGCGCCATAAATTCCAAACCCTTTTGCTCGTGTCTCTGGAGTTGTGACATCTGAAATAACGGCTTGCGCCACAGAGGCATTGCCCCCAGTGATGCCATCTAAAAAACGTGCCAGAAAAAGAATCGTGACGGTGGTAGCGGTTCCAGCGAGGAAGTTAGCGAGCACGGTTCCGGCTAAGCTGATGATTAGCAGGGGCTTGCGACCGAAGCGATCGGATAATTTGCCGATGACAGGAGTTGCAAAGAATTGGGCGATCGCATAAGTCGAAAACAATAAGCTGGTTTGAAAATCATTAAGCCCGAATTGCCGACCATAGAGGTAAAGAATGGGAATGAGGATTGTAAAACTAAGTGAATTGGCAAAGGCAATTAAAGCGATGATCCAAAAGCTGCGATTCATATCATGGCTAATTTTTGAGCCTCATTAGTATCACATATCTGATGATTGAAGAAGGGTGTAGGCTAAAGATTGAATTGCCGATATGTAATGACTTCCCATGCCTTCTGTTTCTTTAAACCAATTGATTGCTGCGGCTCGTTCTGGCGATCGCCTGATCAGTTTCCCAACCGATACTTTGCCTGCACTAGCCGTTCGACCCGAGCGATCGACTCTGATTTTTGAAGCCAAACAGCGCAGTCTAGATAAACCGTTGATTTTGATGGGAGCCGATGCGACAGATCTTTGGGAGTATGTGCAAGGTAGCGCTGCCGAAATGGACGTTTGGCAGAGTGTTGCCGCCCAATATTTTCCAGGAGCACTAACGCTAGTGTTGCCAGCCAGCGATCGCTTGCCGCTTGCCATCAATCCTACTAACCCGACGACGATTGGTATTCGGGTGCCCAACAACGGCGTTGCCCGCTATATCCTGACCCTAACTCGCCCCCTGGCAACCACCAGTGTGAACCATTCTGGCGAACCGCCCTTAGAAACTCTAAGCGATATCAACACCCAGTTTCCTGAAATCTTGACCCTATCGTCTGCCGAACTAGCCGAACTAGAGAGTACCCTAGCCCCCTTCAACAGCACTCCTATAAAAACTGGAACCCCTTCCACCGTCGCCAAATGGACAGGGCAGGGGTTCCAGATTTTGCGGCAGGGCGAGATCAAGCTAGAAACTTGATCGCCCTGCTTTTAGATTTTCCTGCTCCTTTAGAGCAGCGCTAAGGGGGAATCTAAGGTCAAATCTAAGTCTGTATCAGGGTCAATAGAGATTAGCGTAACCCGATTGCGCCCCAAGAAGGTGGCAAGCAACGTACCTACTGCGCCGCCGCCCAGCACTTCTTCAGTAGCAATAGCGCGATCGCCTGTGACTGCTGCAACCCCTGCTGCTGCACCCGCACCCAGCGCTGCCCCTGCCAAAAGCTCCAGCACATTAGAACCCCGACGCACTTCTTCGGTCTGAGTCATAAGCTGAGACGTGGCGTTGATTGGCATCTCGGTGCCATCAGGCATAATTAAGGTCTTAGCAAAGAAGCGAGCGCCTTTATTTTTTTCTACGCGCAACTCGCCCACAACCTCGCTATCGGCAGGAATGAGTAGCTTGCCCGCAGCTGATGTGATGTTGCGATTGATTGTGAGTGACACAGGCACCGGGTCAGGTTCTTCCATCGACAGCAGAATCTTATCGGCTGCGTCGTAGCGAGTTGGGATGGTTGTGCCAACGGGAATTTGGGCTGATGCTTGACCGATAACATAGGGCGACATTACGGCTGTCACATCGCCAGCACTCGCCATTGCTTGATAGATAAATGCTGCTACTTCTGACCGGGTAGCGGGGCGAGTAGGATTGAGATATTGGGCGTTGGGATAGTTGACAACGATTTTCTTTTCGGTGGCAGCAGCAATGCTGTTACGTGCCCAGTCAGGAATGGAGTTAGCATCGCTGAAAGACTGTAGCGTTGTGCCTACTGCACTGCTAGGAGCATAGCCTAAGCCACTAGTAAGGGCAACCAAGACTTGAGCGCGAGGAATGTACTCACCAGGACGGAAATCATTTTCAGGATAACCACTCATGAACCCTTTAGAATAGGCATCACGAATAGCAGCGGATGCCCAGTAGTCATTAGGAACATCTTTAAAATTAACGGTATTGCGAACCGGGTTGCGATTGAATGCGGTACGTAGCATGGCGGCGAATTGAGCACGAGTTACGGGCTCATCAGGACGAAAGCTGCCATCGGGAAAACCTGTTAAAATGTTGCGGTTTGCCAATTCTTGAATGTAGCCATTTGCCCAGTAGCCACTAGCAACATCGCTGAAGGTTGTTGCGGAGCGGGTTTGAGCTTGGGCTGAAACTTGCATTGCTAGGGGCGCAGCGGCTCCTGAGATTAAAGTTAGCGCAGTAAACAAAGCAGTGCTCGACTGCATGAGATGAAATTTAGACATGAAAAATACCCTCTAGGTTCTTTCGATAATTGGTAATTGTGTGAACTAACTTTGCCTTGCGCGTCGGGTGGGTTAGTTTCGCTTATATCTGATTAGACACTTCTGAATGAAAAAGGTTCCGGAGAAACTTTGACTCGACTCAAGACAGCAGCTATGCTGGCAGATGAATTCTGGCTAAATTAAGGATTAGAAGAGAAATGCGATCGCTGATAATCCATTAAAGTATTCCCTGAGAAGAGCTTTTGCAAACAGATTGCTTGTAAGCGGTCGCCCTAAACTATTTCAGTGGTAAGAACCCAACTCGTTGAACCGTTTGTTGTCCTTGAGCCGACAACACCAGATCAATAAACTGCTTGACTGCTTGACTAGTTTTTTGGGGCACGACAAGATACACGACCCGACTTAAGGGATAGCTCCCTGCTTTAATGGCTGTTTCATCAGCAGGCGAAACCCCTTCAATGGAAATGAGTCGCACCGTCTGCTGGTTG is drawn from Timaviella obliquedivisa GSE-PSE-MK23-08B and contains these coding sequences:
- a CDS encoding S-layer homology domain-containing protein; translated protein: MSKFHLMQSSTALFTALTLISGAAAPLAMQVSAQAQTRSATTFSDVASGYWANGYIQELANRNILTGFPDGSFRPDEPVTRAQFAAMLRTAFNRNPVRNTVNFKDVPNDYWASAAIRDAYSKGFMSGYPENDFRPGEYIPRAQVLVALTSGLGYAPSSAVGTTLQSFSDANSIPDWARNSIAAATEKKIVVNYPNAQYLNPTRPATRSEVAAFIYQAMASAGDVTAVMSPYVIGQASAQIPVGTTIPTRYDAADKILLSMEEPDPVPVSLTINRNITSAAGKLLIPADSEVVGELRVEKNKGARFFAKTLIMPDGTEMPINATSQLMTQTEEVRRGSNVLELLAGAALGAGAAAGVAAVTGDRAIATEEVLGGGAVGTLLATFLGRNRVTLISIDPDTDLDLTLDSPLALL
- the priA gene encoding primosomal protein N', whose amino-acid sequence is MSAPASLSNPKAAEPRTEYSMPARQWVEVLVDCPSAQGLFTYGLPADLSVQPGDVLSVPFGAQQVGAIAIALIDQLPPELDSAAVRPVEDIISQGFFPPTYWTLLQRVGQYYCTPLMQVVKVALPPGLLGRSQRRICLQPDLIPPSATVFLHSTAQQILTLLQSQKNGDYSWQYIQRQIRGANRGLKDLIQRGWVKSYLEAPTPVRPKQKQAVTRVANLPLLDLTSRQQEILSVLKRQGGEMWLQELLQTCQTSSSVLKTLELKGCVVIHTKEVLRLESSAHPITDHNKVLTPEQTVAVGAISNLTGYTPTLLHGVTGSGKTEVYLQAIAPLLNQGKSALVLVPEIGLTPQLTDRFRARFGDRVRVYHSALSNGERYDTWRQMLSGTPQVVIGTRSAIFAPLPNLGIIILDEEHDSSFKQDQPAPCYHARTVAQWRAELADCPLILGSATPSLESWLTTTQPSLIPSEVQNLRVKVPTPLYLSLPHRVQSRPMPPIQVVDMRQEFRHGNRSIFSRSLQLAIEQMVAAKQQGILFIHRRGHSTFVSCRDCGHVMECPHCDVSLSYHQAQEGGYQSLRCHYCGYGQTHPPQCPACASPYLKNFGSGTQRIMQELSRQFPNLRCLRFDSDTTRAKGSHRALLTRFAMGDADLLVGTQMLTKGIDLPQVTLVGIVAADGLLHLSDYRASERAFQTLTQVAGRAGRGEDPGQVILQTYSPEHTVVEAVKGQNYRSFVEAELRYRQTLNYPPYGRLVLLRLSGLNAIAVCQTAQDLATQIQGNHSSYELLGPAPAAIERLAGRYRWQILLKGGLDESLNLMELGEMRSHCPPGVSLAIDVDPLHLL
- a CDS encoding MFS transporter, whose protein sequence is MNRSFWIIALIAFANSLSFTILIPILYLYGRQFGLNDFQTSLLFSTYAIAQFFATPVIGKLSDRFGRKPLLIISLAGTVLANFLAGTATTVTILFLARFLDGITGGNASVAQAVISDVTTPETRAKGFGIYGATFGLGFVLGPALSLLAQQISLGAGFLVSSAIALIALIITIFFLPETLTTKADKSHNVFDLGLSSLITGLAIPKVGILLVINFLIGTTFTIFTFAFQPYFLEVLGQDNKGLTLMFFAFGVLGVLMQLLGIKILTRKFSLVNILLLAVFIRSVSFTLMPIFPNVVYFVCVSIIFSLFNSLVQPMITTLISLNATPETQGTVIGLNTSYLNVSNAFGPIIAGLLVNQNNPATHSYPLYLAGGLTFAVLLFAIATRRQYTPTVS
- a CDS encoding L-threonylcarbamoyladenylate synthase; amino-acid sequence: MPSVSLNQLIAAARSGDRLISFPTDTLPALAVRPERSTLIFEAKQRSLDKPLILMGADATDLWEYVQGSAAEMDVWQSVAAQYFPGALTLVLPASDRLPLAINPTNPTTIGIRVPNNGVARYILTLTRPLATTSVNHSGEPPLETLSDINTQFPEILTLSSAELAELESTLAPFNSTPIKTGTPSTVAKWTGQGFQILRQGEIKLET